A genome region from Macrotis lagotis isolate mMagLag1 chromosome 4, bilby.v1.9.chrom.fasta, whole genome shotgun sequence includes the following:
- the GDPGP1 gene encoding GDP-D-glucose phosphorylase 1 has product MAVPENINETSNLPPENNGCDEQSRLPVRVGVQDFVYCPEELRVNGIQWQTSESGVLCTPLLSRFDCALQSSWKQRMEQGLFRYCLGELQTQILPGPLGFVAQLNVERGVQRRRPQNIQSVRQAFDPHQFNFNKIHPGEILFRLCRDPGFPIALQCPEVLVIINVSPLEWGHVLFVPEPTQGLPQILTPDPLQLGVEAVMLSTHPGFRVGFNSLGGLASVNHLHLHGYYLAHKLLVETAPSQPLDRHGHISLLEGLPAPGFLFYVDEPGPKLKALVDRVCQVTNYLVDQEIAHNLFVTRGAPPGNPPSSSAHAGIRVILWARRSSFGVKEGEAFNVALCELAGHLPVKTSQDFHSLTEASARRLIQGSLLPPSQFLHLQEALVSLLA; this is encoded by the coding sequence ATGGCTGTACCAGAGAATATAAATGAAACTTCAAATTTACCACCAGAGAACAATGGCTGTGATGAACAGTCAAGACTCCCTGTTAGAGTGGGGGTACAGGATTTTGTGTATTGCCCAGAGGAACTGAGAGTGAATGGGATACAATGGCAGACTAGTGAATCTGGTGTCCTGTGTACCCCTTTGCTATCTCGTTTTGATTGTGCCCTCCAGTCATCTTGGAAGCAACGGATGGAACAAGGATTGTTTCGTTACTGCCTTGGGGAACTACAAACCCAAATCCTACCTGGCCCTCTGGGTTTTGTGGCTCAGCTGAATGTGGAACGGGGTGTACAGAGGAGACGCCCTCAGAACATCCAGAGTGTGAGGCAGGCATTTGACCCTCACCAGTTCAATTTCAATAAGATCCATCCAGGAGAAATCCTCTTCCGCCTGTGCAGAGACCCAGGTTTTCCAATAGCTCTCCAGTGCCCTGAGGTCCTGGTAATTATCAATGTCAGTCCCTTGGAATGGGGACATGTGCTATTTGTGCCGGAACCCACCCAAGGGCTTCCACAGATCCTCACGCCAGACCCATTACAGTTGGGGGTGGAGGCTGTCATGCTCAGCACCCACCCTGGCTTCCGGGTGGGTTTCAACAGCCTAGGTGGCTTGGCTTCTGTTAACCACTTACACCTGCATGGTTACTACCTAGCCCACAAACTGCTGGTAGAGACAGCTCCAAGCCAGCCACTAGATCGCCATGGTCATATCAGCCTACTAGAAGGACTTCCAGCTCCTGGGTTCCTATTTTATGTGGATGAGCCGGGTCCCAAGTTGAAGGCACTGGTAGACAGGGTCTGCCAGGTGACCAACTATCTTGTTGACCAGGAGATTGCACATAACTTATTTGTGACACGTGGGGCCCCGCCTGGAAACCCACCGTCCTCGTCGGCCCATGCCGGTATCCGGGTCATCCTGTGGGCCCGGAGGTCCAGCTTTGGGGTTAAGGAAGGGGAGGCTTTCAACGTGGCGCTCTGTGAGCTGGCGGGACACCTGCCTGTTAAAACATCCCAGGATTTCCACAGCTTGACAGAAGCTTCAGCTCGGAGGCTCATTCAGGGCTCTCTCCTGCCCCCCTCCCAGTTTTTACACCTTCAAGAAGCGCTGGTGTCGCTCCTGGCCTAG